In Lagenorhynchus albirostris chromosome 14, mLagAlb1.1, whole genome shotgun sequence, one DNA window encodes the following:
- the LOC132532100 gene encoding zinc finger protein 84 isoform X1 has product MTMLQGSFSFEDLSVDFTQKEWQLLAPCQKDLYKDVMLENYSSLVSLGYEVMKPGVILKLEHGEEPWTGDGEIPGSDSSEQVLQVNGHITWHKDNQEKLKNMKQDQECDALGKNFNLSMNFVPLRKSNSEGDIGGLILKHHIDLLIPKADYGKTEPADLNVFDKLFLHTKTEETDTWLKYYECDKYDKASCKKSQIIIYHRTHLGEKLYECSECRKRFSKKSSLIKHQSRHVREIAYGCGKCGRTFPQKSQFITHHRTHTGEKPYSCSQCGKAFSQKSQLTSHQRTHTGEKPYECGECGKAFSRKSHLISHWRTHTGEKPYGCTECGRAFSEKSNLINHQRTHTGEKPFECRECGKAFSRKSQLVTHHRTHTGTKPYGCSNCRKAFFEKSELIRHQTIHTGEKPYECSECQKAFRERSSLINHQRTHTGEKPHGCVQCGKAFSQKSHLLSHQMTHTGEKPFVCTKCGKAFSRKSQLVRHQRTHTGEKPYECSECGKAFSEKLSLTNHQRIHTGEKPYVCSECGKAFCQKSHLISHQRTHTGEKPYECSECGRAFGEKSSLATHQRTHTGEKPYECRDCEKAFSQKSQLNTHQRIHTGEKPYGCSLCQKAFFEKSELIRHQRTHTGEKPYECSECRKAFREKSSLINHQRTHTGEKPFECSDCGKAFSRKSHLIPHQRTHTGEKPYGCSECRKAFSQKSQLVNHQRIHTGEKPYQCSECGKAFSQKSQLINHRRTHTVKKS; this is encoded by the exons ATGACCATGTTACAG GGGTCGTTCTCATTTGAAGATTTATCTGTGGACTTCACCCAGAAGGAATGGCAACTACTGGCCCCCTGTCAGAAGGACTTATACAAGGATGTCATGTTGGAGAACTATAGCAGCCTCGTGTCACTAG GGTATGAAGTTATGAAACCTGGTGTCATCCTCAAGTTGGAGCACGGAGAAGAGCCGTGGACAGGAGATGGAGAAATTCCAGGTTCAGACTCTTCAG aacaaGTCTTGCAAGTAAATGGTCACATCACTTGGCACAAGGATAACCAAGAGAAgcttaaaaatatgaaacaagatCAAGAATGTGATGCacttggaaaaaatttcaatctgAGCATGAACTTTGTTCCTTTAAGGAAATCAAACAGTGAAGGTGATATAGGtggattaattttaaaacatcatataGATTTACTTATTCCAAAAGCAGATTATGGAAAAACAGAACCAGCTGACTTAAATGTATTTGATAAATTGTTTCTCCATACCAAGACTGAGGAAACTGATACTTGGTTAAAATACTATGAATGTGATAAGTATGATAAAGCTAGCTGTAAGAAGTCACAGATTATCATATATCACAGAACCCATTTAGGGGAGAAGCTCTATGAATGCAGTGAATGTAGGAAACGCTTCAGTAAGAAATCAAGTCTCATTAAACATCAGAGCAGACACGTAAGAGAAATAGCCTATGGCTGTGGTAAATGTGGCAGAACCTTTCCCCAGAAGTCACAGTTCATTACACATCACAGAAcgcacacaggagagaaaccttacaGTTGCAGCcagtgtgggaaagccttctcCCAGAAGTCACAGCTGACATCCCATCAGAGGAcacatacaggagagaaaccgTATGAATGTGGtgagtgtgggaaagccttctcCCGGAAGTCACACCTCATATCACACTGGAGGacacacacaggagagaagccCTATGGATGCACTGAATGTGGAAGAGCCTTTAGTGAAAAGTCAAATCTCATCAATCATCAGAGgactcacacaggagagaaaccttttGAATGCagagaatgtgggaaagccttcagcaGGAAATCACAGCTCGTCACACATCACAGGACCCACACAGGAACAAAACCGTATGGATGTAGCAATTGTAGAAAAGCCTTCTTTGAGAAATCAGAGCTCATTAGACATCAGacaattcatactggagagaaaccctatgaatgcagTGAGTGTCAGAAAGCCTTCAGAGAGAGGTCCAGTCTCATTAACCATCAGAGAACACATACAGGAGAGAAGCCTCATGGGTGTGTCcagtgtgggaaagccttctcCCAGAAGTCACACCTCTTATCACATCAGATGACACACACCGGAGAGAAACCCTTTGTATGCACtaaatgtgggaaggccttcagtAGGAAATCCCAGCTTGTCAGACATCAGAGAACTCACACAGGTGAAAAACCCTatgaatgcagtgaatgtgggaaggctttcagtgAAAAATTAAgcctcactaatcatcagagaattcatacaggagagaaaccctatgtgtgcagtgagtgtgggaaagccttttGTCAGAAGTCACATCTCATTTCACATCAGAGgactcacacaggagagaaaccctatgaatgcagTGAGTGTGGGAGAGCCTTTGGCGAGAAGTCAAGTCTGGCAACTCATCAGAGAACACACACGGGAGAAAAACCTTATGAATGCAGGGATTGTGAAAAAGCCTTCTCCCAGAAGTCACAGCTCAACACTCACCAGAGAATTCACACGGGAGAGAAACCTTATGGATGCAGTCTTTGTCAGAAAGCTTTCTTTGAGAAATCAGAACTAATTAGACATCAGAGAACTCATAcaggagaaaaaccttatgagtgcagtgaatgtagGAAAGCCTTCAGGGAGAAGTCAAGTCTCATCAATCATCAGAGGACACATACAGGAGAGAAGCCCTTTGAATGCAGCGACTGTGGCAAAGCCTTCTCTCGGAAGTCGCACCTCATACCACATCAGAGAacccacacaggagagaaaccttatggTTGCAGTGAATGTAGGAAGGCCTTCTCTCAGAAGTCACAGcttgttaatcatcagagaattcataccgGAGAGAAACCTTATCAAtgtagtgaatgtgggaaagccttctctCAAAAGTCACAGCTCATTAATCATCGGAGAACTCATACAGTAAAGAAGTCCTAG
- the LOC132532100 gene encoding zinc finger protein 84 isoform X2 — protein MKPGVILKLEHGEEPWTGDGEIPGSDSSEQVLQVNGHITWHKDNQEKLKNMKQDQECDALGKNFNLSMNFVPLRKSNSEGDIGGLILKHHIDLLIPKADYGKTEPADLNVFDKLFLHTKTEETDTWLKYYECDKYDKASCKKSQIIIYHRTHLGEKLYECSECRKRFSKKSSLIKHQSRHVREIAYGCGKCGRTFPQKSQFITHHRTHTGEKPYSCSQCGKAFSQKSQLTSHQRTHTGEKPYECGECGKAFSRKSHLISHWRTHTGEKPYGCTECGRAFSEKSNLINHQRTHTGEKPFECRECGKAFSRKSQLVTHHRTHTGTKPYGCSNCRKAFFEKSELIRHQTIHTGEKPYECSECQKAFRERSSLINHQRTHTGEKPHGCVQCGKAFSQKSHLLSHQMTHTGEKPFVCTKCGKAFSRKSQLVRHQRTHTGEKPYECSECGKAFSEKLSLTNHQRIHTGEKPYVCSECGKAFCQKSHLISHQRTHTGEKPYECSECGRAFGEKSSLATHQRTHTGEKPYECRDCEKAFSQKSQLNTHQRIHTGEKPYGCSLCQKAFFEKSELIRHQRTHTGEKPYECSECRKAFREKSSLINHQRTHTGEKPFECSDCGKAFSRKSHLIPHQRTHTGEKPYGCSECRKAFSQKSQLVNHQRIHTGEKPYQCSECGKAFSQKSQLINHRRTHTVKKS, from the exons ATGAAACCTGGTGTCATCCTCAAGTTGGAGCACGGAGAAGAGCCGTGGACAGGAGATGGAGAAATTCCAGGTTCAGACTCTTCAG aacaaGTCTTGCAAGTAAATGGTCACATCACTTGGCACAAGGATAACCAAGAGAAgcttaaaaatatgaaacaagatCAAGAATGTGATGCacttggaaaaaatttcaatctgAGCATGAACTTTGTTCCTTTAAGGAAATCAAACAGTGAAGGTGATATAGGtggattaattttaaaacatcatataGATTTACTTATTCCAAAAGCAGATTATGGAAAAACAGAACCAGCTGACTTAAATGTATTTGATAAATTGTTTCTCCATACCAAGACTGAGGAAACTGATACTTGGTTAAAATACTATGAATGTGATAAGTATGATAAAGCTAGCTGTAAGAAGTCACAGATTATCATATATCACAGAACCCATTTAGGGGAGAAGCTCTATGAATGCAGTGAATGTAGGAAACGCTTCAGTAAGAAATCAAGTCTCATTAAACATCAGAGCAGACACGTAAGAGAAATAGCCTATGGCTGTGGTAAATGTGGCAGAACCTTTCCCCAGAAGTCACAGTTCATTACACATCACAGAAcgcacacaggagagaaaccttacaGTTGCAGCcagtgtgggaaagccttctcCCAGAAGTCACAGCTGACATCCCATCAGAGGAcacatacaggagagaaaccgTATGAATGTGGtgagtgtgggaaagccttctcCCGGAAGTCACACCTCATATCACACTGGAGGacacacacaggagagaagccCTATGGATGCACTGAATGTGGAAGAGCCTTTAGTGAAAAGTCAAATCTCATCAATCATCAGAGgactcacacaggagagaaaccttttGAATGCagagaatgtgggaaagccttcagcaGGAAATCACAGCTCGTCACACATCACAGGACCCACACAGGAACAAAACCGTATGGATGTAGCAATTGTAGAAAAGCCTTCTTTGAGAAATCAGAGCTCATTAGACATCAGacaattcatactggagagaaaccctatgaatgcagTGAGTGTCAGAAAGCCTTCAGAGAGAGGTCCAGTCTCATTAACCATCAGAGAACACATACAGGAGAGAAGCCTCATGGGTGTGTCcagtgtgggaaagccttctcCCAGAAGTCACACCTCTTATCACATCAGATGACACACACCGGAGAGAAACCCTTTGTATGCACtaaatgtgggaaggccttcagtAGGAAATCCCAGCTTGTCAGACATCAGAGAACTCACACAGGTGAAAAACCCTatgaatgcagtgaatgtgggaaggctttcagtgAAAAATTAAgcctcactaatcatcagagaattcatacaggagagaaaccctatgtgtgcagtgagtgtgggaaagccttttGTCAGAAGTCACATCTCATTTCACATCAGAGgactcacacaggagagaaaccctatgaatgcagTGAGTGTGGGAGAGCCTTTGGCGAGAAGTCAAGTCTGGCAACTCATCAGAGAACACACACGGGAGAAAAACCTTATGAATGCAGGGATTGTGAAAAAGCCTTCTCCCAGAAGTCACAGCTCAACACTCACCAGAGAATTCACACGGGAGAGAAACCTTATGGATGCAGTCTTTGTCAGAAAGCTTTCTTTGAGAAATCAGAACTAATTAGACATCAGAGAACTCATAcaggagaaaaaccttatgagtgcagtgaatgtagGAAAGCCTTCAGGGAGAAGTCAAGTCTCATCAATCATCAGAGGACACATACAGGAGAGAAGCCCTTTGAATGCAGCGACTGTGGCAAAGCCTTCTCTCGGAAGTCGCACCTCATACCACATCAGAGAacccacacaggagagaaaccttatggTTGCAGTGAATGTAGGAAGGCCTTCTCTCAGAAGTCACAGcttgttaatcatcagagaattcataccgGAGAGAAACCTTATCAAtgtagtgaatgtgggaaagccttctctCAAAAGTCACAGCTCATTAATCATCGGAGAACTCATACAGTAAAGAAGTCCTAG